One stretch of Pseudomonas azotoformans DNA includes these proteins:
- a CDS encoding REP-associated tyrosine transposase, with protein sequence MADLPASHRLRIGRFSEPNRIYLITTNTHERLPIFSDFHLGRLVVWQFRLAQYRGLANSLAWVIMPDHFHWLIELKKGSLADLMRQVKSKSTRSVNGLSGRKGRLWQESFHDRALRNEDDLVKMARYVVANPLRAGLVKKIGDYPLWDAIWI encoded by the coding sequence ATGGCAGATTTACCCGCTTCACATCGGCTGCGCATCGGACGCTTCAGCGAACCCAACCGCATTTACCTGATCACCACCAACACCCACGAACGCCTACCGATATTCAGCGACTTCCACCTCGGTCGACTGGTGGTCTGGCAGTTTCGCCTGGCTCAGTACCGAGGGCTCGCAAACTCCCTGGCGTGGGTGATCATGCCTGACCACTTTCATTGGCTTATTGAGTTGAAAAAAGGCTCGTTGGCGGACCTGATGCGGCAGGTGAAATCCAAGAGCACGCGGTCCGTCAACGGCCTAAGCGGACGCAAGGGAAGACTCTGGCAGGAAAGCTTTCATGACCGCGCACTGCGCAATGAGGATGATCTAGTGAAGATGGCGAGGTATGTAGTGGCCAATCCATTGAGAGCAGGCCTGGTGAAAAAGATCGGCGACTACCCATTGTGGGATGCCATCTGGATCTAA
- a CDS encoding Zn-dependent hydrolase, with translation MNAALDVLQSTHQHINRDRLWQSLMDLARLGATPKGGVCRLALTDLDRKARDLFVQWCEDAGCSVTIDGIGNIFARRPGRNPNLPPVMTGSHIDTQPTGGKFDGCFGVLAGVEVLRTLNDLRLETEAPLEVVVWTNEEGSRFPPCMMGSGVFAEKFTLADTLAKVDVDGVSVGDALNAIGYAGSRPVSGHKVGAYFEAHIEQGPILEDEKKIIGVVLGALGQKWFDLKLRGVEAHAGPTPMHLRKDALVGAAAVVAAVNAAALGHQPHACGTVGCLQAYPGSRNVIPGEVRMTLDFRHLEPARLDSMIGEVRTVIEDTCAKHGLSFEMEPTADFPPLYFDKGCVEAVRNAANGLGLSNMDIVSGAGHDAIFVAELGPAGMIFVPCEGGISHNEIENAAPDDLAAGCAVLLRAMVAASAAIASGKLAA, from the coding sequence ATGAACGCTGCCCTCGACGTTCTGCAATCGACCCATCAGCACATCAACCGTGACCGCTTGTGGCAATCCTTGATGGACCTGGCCAGGCTTGGCGCCACGCCCAAGGGTGGCGTGTGTCGCCTGGCCCTTACCGACCTCGACCGCAAGGCCCGCGACCTGTTCGTGCAGTGGTGCGAAGACGCCGGCTGCTCCGTGACCATCGACGGTATCGGTAACATCTTCGCCCGCCGCCCCGGGCGCAACCCCAACCTGCCGCCGGTGATGACCGGCAGCCATATCGACACCCAGCCCACCGGCGGCAAATTCGATGGTTGCTTCGGCGTGCTGGCGGGGGTGGAAGTGCTGCGTACGCTCAATGACCTCAGGTTGGAAACCGAAGCACCGCTGGAAGTGGTGGTGTGGACCAACGAAGAAGGCTCGCGCTTTCCGCCATGCATGATGGGCTCAGGGGTGTTCGCCGAGAAGTTCACCTTGGCCGATACTTTGGCCAAGGTCGATGTGGACGGCGTCAGTGTGGGCGATGCGCTGAACGCGATTGGCTATGCGGGCTCGCGACCTGTGAGTGGGCATAAGGTAGGCGCGTATTTCGAAGCGCATATCGAACAAGGGCCGATTCTTGAGGATGAGAAGAAGATTATTGGTGTCGTGCTCGGCGCACTGGGGCAGAAGTGGTTCGACCTGAAACTGCGCGGCGTCGAAGCGCATGCGGGGCCGACGCCGATGCACCTGCGCAAGGATGCCCTGGTAGGCGCGGCAGCGGTGGTGGCGGCGGTGAATGCGGCGGCGTTGGGGCATCAACCGCACGCGTGTGGGACGGTGGGTTGCCTGCAGGCTTATCCGGGGTCGCGCAACGTTATCCCTGGCGAAGTGCGCATGACCCTGGACTTCCGTCACCTGGAGCCGGCACGCCTGGACTCGATGATTGGCGAGGTGCGCACGGTCATTGAAGACACCTGTGCCAAACATGGCCTCAGTTTTGAGATGGAGCCCACCGCTGACTTCCCGCCGCTGTATTTCGACAAAGGCTGCGTAGAAGCGGTGCGCAATGCGGCGAATGGCCTGGGCTTGTCGAACATGGACATTGTCAGTGGGGCAGGGCACGACGCGATCTTCGTCGCCGAACTGGGCCCGGCGGGGATGATCTTCGTGCCGTGTGAAGGTGGCATCAGCCACAACGAAATCGAGAATGCCGCACCGGATGACCTGGCTGCTGGGTGTGCGGTTCTATTACGCGCAATGGTGGCAGCTTCCGCCGCAATCGCCAGCGGCAAGTTAGCCGCCTGA